The Planococcus versutus genome contains a region encoding:
- a CDS encoding amino acid ABC transporter permease produces MDTIINAFPYLMEGLKVTLYIFAIAIVIGFLIGLVIALFRLAPLKILNWIAKIFVDAIRGTPFIVQLFFIYFGLNSLAFISLDNTTAGIVTVAINAGAYFSEIIRAGIQSIDKGQTEAARSLGLTSTQNMRYIVLPQAFRRMLPTITNQAIISLKDTSLLSVIGVADLTQEGRIQASATFDAFNVYLILGIIYFVIIYLLSMLASYVERKFVLR; encoded by the coding sequence ATGGATACAATTATCAATGCCTTTCCTTACTTAATGGAAGGCCTGAAAGTAACCTTATATATTTTCGCGATTGCCATTGTGATCGGCTTTCTAATTGGGTTAGTTATTGCTTTGTTCAGACTGGCACCTTTGAAAATTTTAAACTGGATTGCGAAAATTTTTGTTGATGCGATTCGTGGAACTCCGTTTATCGTTCAATTATTCTTTATCTATTTTGGCTTAAATTCTTTAGCTTTTATCTCTCTGGATAATACAACAGCGGGAATTGTGACAGTAGCAATTAACGCAGGTGCTTATTTTTCAGAAATCATTCGCGCCGGTATTCAATCAATTGATAAAGGACAGACCGAAGCGGCTCGGTCACTAGGGTTGACTTCAACGCAAAATATGCGTTATATTGTTTTGCCTCAAGCTTTTAGACGCATGTTGCCGACAATTACGAACCAAGCAATCATTTCACTGAAAGATACTTCCTTGCTGTCAGTCATTGGTGTTGCAGATTTAACGCAAGAAGGTCGGATTCAAGCCAGTGCTACATTTGATGCGTTTAATGTTTACTTAATCCTGGGAATTATTTACTTTGTCATCATTTACTTGCTCTCCATGCTGGCGAGCTATGTAGAAAGGAAGTTTGTTTTACGATGA
- a CDS encoding amino acid ABC transporter ATP-binding protein, whose translation MTMIRVENLKKSFGKLEVIKDMSTVVEEKEVICVIGPSGSGKSTFLRCLNRLEEITGGHVYIEDTDITDPKVDINKIRQDVGMVFQQFNLFPHKSVLENVILAPMKVKKGDRKSAEKKAYELLEKVGLSEKAKAYPGELSGGQKQRVAIARALAMDPKIMLFDEPTSALDPEMVGDVLDVMKQLAREGMTMVVVTHEMGFAAEMGDRVLFIDGGYIVEENVPKELFGNPQHERTKAFLSKIL comes from the coding sequence ATGACTATGATCAGAGTGGAAAACTTGAAAAAATCATTCGGTAAGTTGGAAGTCATAAAAGATATGAGTACAGTTGTAGAAGAAAAAGAAGTTATTTGTGTTATCGGTCCTTCCGGTTCAGGGAAAAGCACATTTCTTCGCTGCTTAAACCGACTAGAGGAAATTACAGGCGGTCATGTTTATATTGAAGATACGGATATTACAGATCCAAAAGTAGACATCAATAAAATTCGTCAAGATGTTGGAATGGTGTTTCAGCAATTTAATTTGTTTCCGCACAAATCAGTTTTGGAAAACGTCATTCTAGCTCCGATGAAAGTAAAAAAAGGGGATAGAAAATCCGCTGAGAAAAAAGCCTATGAATTGTTAGAGAAAGTTGGACTTAGTGAAAAAGCGAAAGCTTATCCGGGAGAACTTTCAGGTGGTCAGAAACAACGTGTAGCGATTGCCCGGGCACTGGCAATGGATCCAAAAATTATGCTTTTTGATGAACCAACTTCTGCGCTTGACCCGGAGATGGTAGGAGACGTGCTAGATGTTATGAAGCAATTAGCGCGCGAAGGGATGACGATGGTCGTTGTGACACACGAAATGGGATTTGCTGCTGAAATGGGTGACCGCGTGTTGTTTATTGATGGAGGTTATATTGTAGAAGAAAATGTGCCGAAAGAATTGTTCGGTAATCCACAGCATGAACGAACAAAAGCATTTTTGAGTAAAATATTGTAG
- a CDS encoding BCCT family transporter gives MKNITMVFWTSLSICIGLVAWGLIAPKGFKTQTSEWTSTISSAFGWYYLLSVFLILVFCIYLIFSRFSNLKLGKADEKPEFSLISWFSMLFSAGMGMGLVFWTTAEPISHAFIQSPKSELGSNQAIQEALQFSFFHWGLHAWAIYGIVALVLAYFKFHNDAPGLISATLIPLFGEKLMAGLLGKLIDTLAVFATVIGVASTLGFGSAQINEGMSFLFGTPNTFSFQVVILAVTTVLFIGSAWSGIGRGIKYLSNINMILAFVLLLLLLIVGPTLYIFNSFAESIGGYLSNFFSMSFNVEPNNEERRAWVDGWTVFYWAWWISWAPFVGIFIARISRGRTIKEFMLGVLLVPSLVCFIFFAVFGVSALHLEQNGIARISEYSLETATFGVLQYYPLGTLLSFITLIVIAIFFITSADSATFVLGMQTTGGMLNPPNLVKITWGLIQSAVAAIVIYTGGTQGLQNALIIAALPFSVVILLMGLSFLKAASHDPLVKGSRNP, from the coding sequence TTGAAAAATATTACGATGGTTTTTTGGACTTCATTATCAATTTGTATAGGACTGGTTGCTTGGGGATTAATCGCACCTAAGGGCTTTAAGACACAAACAAGCGAATGGACTTCTACTATTTCGAGCGCCTTTGGTTGGTATTATCTGTTAAGCGTGTTTCTGATTTTGGTTTTTTGTATTTATTTGATTTTTTCCAGGTTTTCAAATTTAAAACTAGGAAAAGCGGATGAAAAACCTGAGTTTTCACTCATTTCATGGTTTTCCATGCTCTTTAGTGCAGGTATGGGAATGGGTTTGGTTTTTTGGACAACCGCCGAACCCATTTCACATGCCTTTATTCAATCGCCTAAATCTGAACTTGGCTCTAATCAAGCTATACAAGAAGCGTTGCAATTTTCATTTTTCCATTGGGGATTACACGCATGGGCCATTTACGGCATTGTCGCACTCGTCTTGGCTTATTTTAAATTTCATAATGATGCCCCAGGACTGATCAGTGCGACACTCATTCCGTTGTTTGGGGAGAAGCTGATGGCTGGGCTCTTAGGAAAGCTGATTGATACACTAGCCGTTTTCGCCACAGTTATCGGTGTTGCGTCTACTCTTGGGTTTGGGTCAGCACAAATAAACGAAGGCATGTCTTTTCTTTTCGGTACGCCTAACACATTTTCATTTCAAGTAGTAATTCTTGCTGTCACCACTGTGTTATTTATTGGGTCAGCTTGGTCGGGCATCGGTCGAGGCATTAAGTATTTGAGCAATATTAATATGATTCTCGCCTTTGTATTGCTTTTGCTTTTATTAATTGTTGGACCTACACTTTATATTTTTAATTCATTTGCCGAATCGATCGGTGGATACTTGTCCAACTTCTTTTCGATGAGCTTTAATGTAGAACCAAACAACGAAGAACGTCGTGCGTGGGTAGATGGCTGGACTGTCTTTTACTGGGCTTGGTGGATTTCGTGGGCACCTTTTGTCGGCATCTTTATTGCACGCATTTCGCGCGGACGTACCATTAAAGAGTTTATGCTAGGGGTTTTATTGGTTCCTTCGTTAGTATGCTTTATCTTTTTTGCTGTGTTTGGCGTGTCTGCTTTACACCTTGAGCAAAATGGGATTGCGAGAATCTCAGAGTATAGTCTCGAGACAGCCACGTTTGGCGTGTTGCAGTACTACCCGCTTGGCACCTTATTGTCATTTATCACCTTGATTGTCATCGCAATTTTTTTCATCACTTCTGCCGATTCGGCTACTTTTGTACTCGGCATGCAAACAACAGGTGGAATGTTGAATCCCCCCAACCTTGTTAAAATTACATGGGGATTGATTCAATCTGCTGTTGCTGCCATTGTAATTTACACGGGTGGGACACAAGGACTTCAAAATGCGTTGATTATTGCAGCTTTGCCTTTTTCTGTGGTCATTCTGTTAATGGGTCTATCTTTCCTCAAGGCCGCTTCTCATGATCCGCTCGTTAAAGGTTCGCGAAACCCATAA
- a CDS encoding NAD(P)/FAD-dependent oxidoreductase, with protein sequence MEEREVFDITIIGGGPTGLFASFYGGMRKMKVKIIDSLPQLGGQLTELYPDKFIYDVGGFPKILAKDLVDSLVQQAKYGDPEICLEETVTAAERHGDHFVIQTDKGLHYTKAILLTAGVGAFQPRKLTVEECEAFEGKTLHYGVRDLTVFSDKKVVVLGGGDSAVDWSMMLENVASHVTLSHRREKMTAHEANIDILMDSKVAVKKPFGVKELVGENGQVNELVLIDKEGNEERLEVDHVIVNYGNITSLGAIKEWGLEMDKNSVVVNSKMETNIPGIYAAGDIATYEGKVKLIAVGFGEAPTAINNAKSYLDPKSKVQPLHSTSVFK encoded by the coding sequence ATGGAAGAACGCGAAGTTTTTGATATTACGATTATCGGCGGCGGGCCAACGGGCTTGTTTGCTTCCTTTTACGGTGGTATGCGCAAAATGAAAGTAAAAATTATAGACAGTTTGCCACAGCTTGGCGGCCAATTGACTGAGCTATATCCAGATAAGTTTATTTACGATGTAGGTGGATTTCCCAAAATATTAGCAAAAGATTTAGTAGACAGTTTAGTACAACAAGCAAAATACGGGGACCCTGAAATTTGCTTAGAAGAAACCGTAACAGCTGCTGAACGTCACGGAGACCATTTTGTCATTCAAACAGATAAAGGTCTCCATTACACAAAGGCAATTTTGCTAACGGCTGGCGTCGGCGCATTCCAACCCCGTAAATTAACGGTAGAAGAATGTGAAGCTTTTGAAGGGAAAACTCTTCATTATGGTGTTCGAGATTTGACTGTTTTTAGTGATAAAAAAGTAGTTGTTCTAGGTGGAGGCGACTCAGCAGTTGATTGGTCGATGATGCTTGAAAATGTGGCATCGCATGTAACGTTGAGCCATCGCAGAGAAAAGATGACTGCACATGAAGCAAACATTGACATATTGATGGATTCAAAAGTAGCAGTGAAAAAACCATTTGGTGTTAAGGAACTAGTCGGCGAAAATGGCCAAGTCAACGAGCTTGTACTGATCGACAAGGAAGGCAACGAAGAACGTCTTGAAGTAGACCATGTCATTGTCAACTACGGCAATATCACATCTTTAGGCGCGATTAAAGAATGGGGACTTGAGATGGATAAGAACTCAGTAGTCGTCAATTCCAAAATGGAAACGAATATTCCAGGTATTTACGCAGCAGGCGATATCGCTACGTATGAAGGAAAAGTAAAATTGATAGCAGTAGGCTTTGGCGAAGCACCAACAGCTATCAACAATGCGAAATCTTATTTGGATCCAAAATCAAAAGTTCAACCGTTGCACAGTACGAGTGTATTCAAATAA
- a CDS encoding peptidylprolyl isomerase, which produces MAKKGHIHMENGEIIEFELFPNEAPNTVKNFEDLANSGFYNDVTFHRVIPGFVSQGGDPTGTGAGGSGKTIKCETEGNPRKHQEGSLSMAHAGKDTGSSQFFIVHAPQPHLDGVHTVFGQVTSGIEIAKAMSNGDKMTKVHVFDEE; this is translated from the coding sequence ATGGCGAAAAAAGGACACATCCACATGGAAAACGGCGAAATCATCGAATTCGAACTTTTCCCGAACGAAGCACCCAACACAGTTAAAAACTTTGAGGATCTTGCAAATTCAGGTTTCTACAATGATGTAACATTCCACCGCGTAATTCCAGGCTTCGTAAGCCAAGGCGGCGACCCAACAGGCACTGGCGCTGGCGGTAGCGGCAAAACGATCAAATGCGAAACTGAAGGCAACCCTCGTAAGCATCAAGAAGGAAGTCTTTCAATGGCGCATGCCGGTAAAGATACTGGCTCAAGCCAATTTTTTATCGTTCACGCACCACAACCACATCTTGATGGCGTTCATACGGTTTTCGGACAAGTAACTTCAGGAATAGAAATCGCTAAAGCAATGAGCAATGGCGATAAAATGACAAAAGTTCACGTTTTTGACGAAGAATAA
- the tatC gene encoding twin-arginine translocase subunit TatC — MDPYGDSKLTSPLHKKAVQPEEPAEKASGKKPEPPIIEPEPPKEEATIHVETLVDHLGDLRKQLIKSALVFVFFLIVVFSTLNFWFPYIVKGNDLVILGPLEVIKFYTSISATLALGLSLPFLIHFIWKFVKPGLEEKEARFLGLYSPVMFILFVLGLAFGYFIVNPLSYQFLIGLGMANFDVMISANEYIHFLIMTTVPLGLLFEMPIIALFLASIGVLTSVSMKKVRKWSYLVLAIVSALITPPDFLSQLLVLIPMAGLYEISIFIIKKTEQRKSTVEDAI, encoded by the coding sequence ATGGATCCGTATGGAGACAGCAAGTTAACAAGTCCGTTGCATAAAAAAGCGGTACAACCAGAAGAGCCTGCGGAAAAGGCTTCGGGAAAAAAACCGGAACCTCCTATCATTGAACCCGAACCACCAAAAGAAGAAGCGACGATTCATGTAGAAACCTTGGTTGATCATTTAGGAGATTTACGAAAACAATTGATTAAAAGTGCATTAGTTTTCGTGTTTTTCTTGATTGTTGTTTTCTCAACGTTGAATTTTTGGTTTCCTTATATCGTTAAAGGAAATGATTTGGTTATTTTAGGGCCTTTGGAAGTTATTAAATTCTATACTTCCATTTCTGCAACATTGGCTTTGGGATTGTCTTTGCCGTTTCTCATTCATTTTATTTGGAAGTTCGTAAAACCGGGGCTTGAAGAAAAAGAAGCTCGTTTTCTTGGTCTCTATTCCCCTGTTATGTTTATACTGTTTGTTCTCGGACTTGCTTTTGGATACTTTATCGTCAATCCACTAAGCTATCAATTTTTGATTGGTTTAGGAATGGCCAATTTTGATGTCATGATCTCTGCAAATGAATACATTCATTTTCTAATCATGACAACCGTTCCATTAGGCTTGCTTTTTGAAATGCCAATTATTGCTTTGTTTTTAGCATCTATTGGTGTATTAACTTCTGTTTCGATGAAAAAAGTTAGAAAATGGTCTTATCTGGTGCTGGCTATTGTCTCTGCGTTAATTACGCCGCCTGATTTCTTAAGTCAGTTGTTGGTATTAATTCCAATGGCTGGTCTTTACGAAATTAGCATTTTTATCATCAAGAAAACAGAACAAAGAAAATCAACAGTTG
- a CDS encoding GMC family oxidoreductase, with translation MATTLESVDVVTVGVGWTGGIIAAECAKEGLKVVGLERGRERGTEDFSMVHDEYRYAVRYELMQDLSKETLTFRNNRKQRALPMRQLGSFLLGEGLGGSGTHWNGQTWRFLPYDFEIKTMTDKKYGANKLSADYLIQDWGITYDELEPYFDRFEKTVGISGEDKNPFWGKRSSDFPTPPMKKTPILQRFEKAATDLGYSPFMMPSANLSEAYENPDGQKINACQYCGFCERFGCEYGAKTSPEITVVPTAKETGNYEVRFNSNVVEVMKEGDKVTGVKYFDTVTFEEFIQPANVVVLTSYVMNNAKLLMISGIGQQYDPETGKGTLGKNYAYQILPGATGFFDEQMNTFMGAGALGMTIDDFNGDTFDHGDLDFIHGASLSSTQTGSRPILSNPTPPGTPSWGAEFKKASIENFTRTLSVGGQGASMPHKENYLSLDGTYKDVYGVPLLQLTYNFTDQDRALQSYITEKAAGIVKEMGAKTVAASGGITDYDIVPYQTTHNTGGTIMGADPANSVVNNFLQHWDAENLFVIGAGNFAHNGGYNPTGTVGALAYRCAEGIIRYSREGGSLV, from the coding sequence ATGGCGACAACTTTAGAAAGCGTTGATGTAGTAACAGTAGGTGTTGGATGGACAGGTGGAATCATCGCTGCTGAATGTGCAAAAGAGGGTCTTAAAGTAGTGGGACTAGAACGCGGTCGTGAACGTGGAACAGAAGACTTTAGCATGGTACACGATGAATACCGTTATGCGGTTCGCTATGAGCTAATGCAGGATTTATCTAAAGAAACACTTACGTTCCGAAATAACCGTAAGCAGCGAGCATTACCAATGCGTCAATTAGGTTCCTTTTTACTCGGCGAAGGACTAGGTGGGTCAGGAACACATTGGAATGGTCAAACATGGCGTTTTCTTCCTTATGATTTTGAAATAAAGACCATGACGGATAAAAAATACGGTGCCAATAAACTATCAGCAGATTACCTTATTCAAGACTGGGGAATCACATACGATGAATTAGAACCTTATTTTGATCGTTTTGAAAAAACAGTTGGTATTTCAGGAGAAGATAAAAATCCGTTTTGGGGCAAGCGATCAAGTGATTTTCCAACGCCACCAATGAAAAAAACGCCTATTCTTCAGCGTTTTGAAAAAGCGGCAACTGATTTAGGGTATTCACCATTTATGATGCCTTCTGCTAACTTATCTGAAGCTTATGAAAATCCGGATGGTCAAAAAATCAATGCATGTCAATATTGCGGTTTTTGTGAGCGTTTTGGCTGTGAATACGGAGCTAAAACTTCCCCGGAAATTACGGTAGTGCCGACAGCTAAAGAAACGGGTAATTATGAAGTTAGATTTAATTCAAACGTGGTTGAAGTCATGAAAGAAGGCGACAAAGTAACCGGTGTTAAGTATTTTGACACAGTTACTTTTGAAGAATTTATTCAACCGGCAAATGTTGTTGTACTAACAAGTTATGTAATGAACAATGCTAAATTACTGATGATTTCGGGCATCGGTCAGCAATACGACCCCGAAACAGGAAAAGGAACATTGGGCAAAAACTATGCATACCAAATTCTTCCTGGTGCTACAGGGTTTTTTGACGAACAAATGAATACCTTTATGGGAGCTGGCGCACTTGGTATGACGATAGATGATTTTAATGGCGATACGTTTGACCATGGAGATTTAGATTTTATTCATGGTGCAAGCTTGTCTTCAACTCAAACAGGATCCCGTCCAATTTTATCTAATCCGACACCACCAGGTACTCCGTCATGGGGCGCAGAATTTAAAAAAGCTTCAATTGAGAACTTTACGAGAACATTAAGTGTAGGTGGTCAAGGAGCTTCCATGCCTCACAAAGAAAACTACTTATCGCTTGATGGTACGTATAAAGACGTTTACGGTGTTCCATTACTGCAATTAACGTATAACTTTACTGACCAAGATCGCGCGCTTCAAAGCTATATCACGGAAAAAGCAGCTGGCATTGTGAAAGAAATGGGTGCCAAAACAGTTGCCGCAAGTGGTGGAATTACAGATTACGATATTGTCCCTTACCAGACGACACACAATACAGGCGGAACAATAATGGGTGCAGATCCTGCTAATAGTGTAGTGAATAACTTCTTGCAGCATTGGGATGCAGAAAACCTATTTGTTATTGGAGCAGGTAACTTTGCTCATAACGGAGGCTACAACCCGACAGGCACTGTTGGTGCATTAGCTTATCGTTGTGCAGAAGGTATTATTCGCTATAGTCGTGAAGGCGGCTCACTTGTTTAA
- a CDS encoding gluconate 2-dehydrogenase subunit 3 family protein: MAEKDKNFSRRDFLKTSGIATGALIGGGIIGGLIGANTNKQDTAKDTSDSSGGSKEVSSTSLRGLTFFKTMADFEILSQATERIFPEDDLGPGAIGLGVPYFIDGQLAGSYGENSKEYMQAPFAEGEPTQGYQSRLKRNEIFMQGIRAMQKEADSRFKASFVDLEGEQMDEILTAFQENEIKLRGVESQLFFRLLRLATLEGAYADPIYGGNENMDAWRMKGFPGHQMAYIKDIESEDFVEIEPKSLGMKH; encoded by the coding sequence ATGGCGGAGAAAGACAAAAACTTTTCTCGAAGAGACTTTTTGAAGACTTCGGGTATTGCTACTGGTGCTTTAATTGGTGGAGGTATTATTGGAGGCTTAATAGGAGCTAATACAAACAAACAAGATACTGCAAAAGATACTTCAGATAGTTCTGGAGGATCGAAAGAAGTTTCATCCACTAGTTTAAGAGGGTTAACATTTTTTAAAACGATGGCCGATTTTGAAATCCTATCACAAGCTACTGAGCGGATTTTTCCCGAAGATGATTTAGGACCAGGTGCAATTGGATTAGGGGTGCCTTACTTTATTGATGGTCAGCTTGCAGGTAGTTACGGCGAAAACTCGAAAGAATACATGCAAGCACCATTTGCAGAAGGAGAACCTACTCAAGGTTATCAAAGTCGATTAAAACGAAATGAAATTTTCATGCAAGGAATTCGAGCCATGCAAAAAGAAGCTGATAGTCGATTTAAAGCTAGCTTTGTTGACTTAGAAGGCGAACAAATGGATGAAATTTTAACTGCTTTTCAAGAAAATGAAATTAAATTGAGAGGCGTTGAATCTCAGTTGTTTTTCAGATTATTGAGACTAGCGACATTAGAAGGTGCATATGCTGATCCAATATACGGTGGGAACGAAAACATGGATGCTTGGCGCATGAAAGGCTTCCCTGGGCACCAAATGGCTTATATTAAAGACATCGAAAGCGAAGACTTTGTAGAAATTGAACCAAAGTCTCTAGGCATGAAGCATTAA
- the tatA gene encoding twin-arginine translocase TatA/TatE family subunit, with the protein MGGLASIGVPGLIIILVIVLIIFGPKKLPEIGGAVGKTFSEFKRSTKGLMDDDDEEETVKKQKVEDKDLKKSEKL; encoded by the coding sequence ATGGGTGGATTAGCTTCAATTGGCGTACCAGGCCTCATCATCATTTTGGTGATTGTGTTAATTATATTCGGACCTAAAAAACTGCCGGAAATTGGTGGAGCGGTCGGAAAAACATTTTCTGAATTCAAGCGTTCAACAAAAGGGTTGATGGACGATGATGACGAAGAAGAAACTGTAAAAAAACAAAAGGTCGAGGATAAAGACTTAAAAAAATCTGAGAAGCTATGA
- a CDS encoding SDR family oxidoreductase, with the protein MNLGIKEKVVVVMASSQGLGKATALEFAKEGATVIISSRNQEKLNVTLTEIKNMSKNQQVFARVCDSTKEQDIHQFFQYVGDHFGRIDVLVNNTGGPKAGGFDAIEDGDWYQAFEQNLLSYIRTSRAVLPYMKKQQFGRIINVSSSSVKEVIDGLILSNTFRAGMVGFAKTLAREVAGDNILVNTVGPGRFATDRVTELDQLAADKQGISIEKIIEKSKAAIPAGRYGEPEEFAKIIVFLASSANSFLTGQSLVVEGGSLKAL; encoded by the coding sequence GTGAATTTAGGAATCAAGGAAAAAGTTGTTGTCGTAATGGCTTCTAGTCAAGGGTTAGGCAAAGCGACCGCACTCGAATTTGCTAAAGAAGGCGCCACAGTCATTATCTCTAGTCGCAATCAAGAAAAGCTTAACGTCACGCTTACGGAAATTAAAAATATGTCAAAAAATCAACAAGTATTTGCACGGGTTTGCGACAGCACAAAAGAACAAGACATCCACCAATTTTTTCAATATGTTGGAGATCACTTCGGACGGATTGATGTTTTAGTCAACAACACAGGTGGTCCAAAAGCCGGCGGATTTGATGCCATAGAAGATGGTGACTGGTACCAAGCGTTTGAACAAAATTTATTGAGTTACATTCGCACATCTCGAGCCGTGCTTCCTTATATGAAAAAACAACAATTCGGGCGCATCATTAACGTTTCTTCTTCTTCCGTGAAAGAAGTGATTGATGGATTGATTTTGTCGAATACTTTCCGGGCAGGGATGGTAGGTTTTGCGAAGACTTTAGCACGCGAAGTCGCAGGAGATAATATTTTGGTCAACACAGTAGGACCTGGACGTTTTGCGACTGACCGCGTTACTGAACTCGACCAATTAGCAGCAGATAAACAAGGCATCTCGATAGAGAAAATTATTGAAAAAAGCAAGGCAGCCATTCCAGCTGGACGTTACGGTGAACCTGAAGAATTCGCAAAAATTATCGTTTTTCTTGCATCATCGGCCAACTCATTCTTGACAGGACAATCGCTAGTTGTAGAAGGTGGTTCATTAAAAGCTTTGTAA
- a CDS encoding LysM peptidoglycan-binding domain-containing protein, whose product MKKHIITLTAIAALSVGAATSASASSSYTVQSGDTLWEISQDKNVSVENLKGWNDLSSDLILPSQELTVDGKTTSKAKTDSSTYTVQSGDTLFEIASAHGISLDSLMSWNGISSSMIYPGQTFTVKGGTAVAEKATTPAPAKSAAPASAPVTSAPVEKAPTPASTQSGKTMTVSATAYTAYCAGCSGTTATGIDLRANPNQKVIAVDPSVIPLGSKVWVEGYGEAIAGDTGGAIKGNKIDVFIPTQGEALNWGRKNITIKVLN is encoded by the coding sequence ATGAAAAAGCACATCATTACATTAACTGCAATTGCGGCATTAAGTGTAGGAGCAGCTACTTCAGCTAGCGCTTCGTCATCATATACAGTTCAATCAGGGGATACTCTTTGGGAAATTTCACAAGATAAGAACGTATCAGTAGAAAATTTAAAAGGATGGAACGATTTATCGTCAGATTTAATCTTGCCAAGTCAAGAACTTACAGTGGACGGTAAAACAACATCAAAAGCAAAAACAGACAGCTCGACGTATACAGTTCAATCAGGTGATACATTATTTGAAATCGCAAGTGCACATGGAATCTCATTGGATAGCTTGATGAGCTGGAACGGTATTTCGAGTTCTATGATTTATCCTGGCCAAACATTTACGGTTAAAGGTGGAACAGCAGTAGCAGAAAAAGCTACAACGCCAGCACCTGCAAAATCAGCAGCACCAGCTTCAGCGCCCGTAACATCAGCACCTGTTGAGAAAGCACCAACACCAGCTTCAACACAATCTGGTAAAACCATGACTGTTTCTGCGACAGCTTACACAGCTTATTGCGCAGGGTGCTCAGGTACAACCGCAACAGGAATCGATCTTCGTGCAAATCCAAACCAAAAAGTAATCGCAGTAGATCCTTCAGTTATTCCACTAGGCTCTAAAGTATGGGTTGAAGGATACGGGGAAGCAATCGCAGGCGATACAGGCGGTGCAATTAAAGGCAATAAAATTGATGTCTTTATTCCAACGCAAGGAGAAGCTTTAAACTGGGGACGCAAAAACATTACAATCAAAGTACTAAACTAA